A single window of Candidatus Methylomirabilota bacterium DNA harbors:
- a CDS encoding TauD/TfdA family dioxygenase: MIQVRRLGPQIGAEIHGVDVKTLADARFAAIYRAWLDYNVVVVPGQELQIEDFLRYSRRFGVVHPHPSKMTRHPDHPEITLLGVDKFGPDGKLDLAIYRRGAEGWHTDGAYDQEPFKATQLYALAVPSTGGLNGAFTYGGRRKATALLNEEDRGWKPVFHPIIRTHPETGRKALYFDPGKILKIEGVEEQESDALIEELTGYMIQPGAEYRHRWRKGDIVIWDNRCSYHQAAGDYPPEEDRIHWRVSIKERS; encoded by the coding sequence ATGATTCAGGTTCGCCGCCTAGGGCCGCAGATCGGCGCCGAGATCCACGGCGTGGACGTCAAGACGCTCGCCGACGCGAGGTTCGCCGCGATCTATCGAGCGTGGCTCGACTACAACGTCGTCGTGGTGCCGGGCCAGGAGCTCCAGATCGAGGACTTCCTGCGCTACAGCCGCCGCTTCGGGGTCGTGCACCCGCACCCGTCGAAGATGACGCGGCACCCGGACCATCCCGAGATCACCCTGCTGGGCGTCGACAAGTTCGGGCCGGATGGCAAGCTCGACCTGGCGATCTATCGACGTGGCGCCGAAGGATGGCATACCGACGGCGCGTACGATCAAGAACCATTCAAGGCGACCCAGCTCTATGCGCTCGCCGTTCCGAGCACCGGCGGCTTGAACGGAGCCTTCACCTACGGCGGCCGCCGGAAGGCGACGGCGCTGCTCAACGAGGAGGACCGCGGCTGGAAGCCGGTCTTCCATCCGATCATCCGCACGCATCCCGAGACGGGGCGCAAGGCGCTCTACTTCGATCCCGGCAAAATCTTGAAGATCGAGGGCGTCGAAGAGCAAGAGAGCGACGCGCTCATCGAGGAGTTGACCGGCTACATGATCCAGCCTGGTGCCGAGTACCGCCACCGATGGCGCAAGGGCGACATCGTCATCTGGGACAATCGCTGCTCGTACCACCAGGCGGCCGGTGACTACCCGCCGGAGGAAGACCGCATCCATTGGCGCGTCTCGATCAAGGAGCGCTCATGA
- a CDS encoding acyl-CoA dehydrogenase family protein, producing MITDTARAATTPVEIARALAPRIRERADEIEAARQLPPDLVMEIANARLFKVALSEAEGGLGADILTTLRVIEEVARADGSTGWCLAMGINSFRQSAQFEPDVRRKLFHSDPVGVSAGSANSRGRAVAVSGGYRVTGHWFFASGCMHSFLLHGACKVFDGDAPRLRPNGDQDVLIAYFYPKSQARIIDTWNVSGMRGTGSHDIEVEDLFVPEEHTFSALDRRARVTGPMNRMHGFDLAGCGFCCVGLGVARAAIDQFVELAQVKVPRSSSELLRDRPMVQARLGEAEALLRSGRAFLFDTVQQMWETVLAGEFVTERQRSDLRMAMTHAAQNAAKATHIVCATAGTTSIFTSSPLERCARDAETVTRHNQLQFVNYEAVGRTMLGLESNSPLF from the coding sequence ATGATCACCGACACCGCCCGGGCAGCCACCACCCCGGTTGAAATTGCCCGCGCGCTCGCGCCCCGCATCCGCGAACGGGCCGACGAGATCGAGGCCGCGCGGCAGCTGCCCCCCGATCTCGTCATGGAAATCGCCAACGCCCGGTTGTTCAAGGTCGCGCTGTCGGAGGCCGAGGGCGGTCTCGGCGCCGACATCCTCACGACACTCCGCGTGATCGAGGAAGTGGCGCGGGCCGACGGCTCGACGGGTTGGTGCCTGGCGATGGGGATCAACAGTTTCCGCCAGAGCGCCCAGTTCGAGCCCGACGTACGCCGCAAGCTGTTCCACAGCGATCCGGTAGGCGTCTCGGCAGGGTCGGCGAACTCGCGGGGCCGGGCCGTCGCCGTGTCGGGCGGCTACCGCGTCACCGGGCACTGGTTCTTTGCCAGTGGCTGCATGCACTCCTTCCTGCTCCACGGCGCCTGCAAGGTCTTCGACGGTGACGCGCCCCGGCTGCGGCCCAATGGCGACCAGGACGTGCTGATCGCCTATTTCTATCCAAAGTCGCAGGCACGCATCATCGACACCTGGAACGTCAGCGGCATGCGGGGCACGGGCAGCCACGACATCGAAGTCGAAGACCTGTTCGTACCCGAGGAGCACACGTTCTCCGCGCTGGATCGGCGGGCGCGCGTCACCGGGCCAATGAACCGCATGCACGGCTTCGATCTCGCGGGCTGCGGCTTCTGCTGCGTCGGGCTCGGTGTGGCTCGCGCCGCCATCGACCAGTTCGTCGAGCTCGCTCAGGTCAAGGTGCCGCGCTCATCGTCCGAGCTGCTGCGCGACCGGCCGATGGTGCAGGCCAGACTCGGTGAAGCCGAGGCGCTGCTGCGCTCGGGCCGGGCGTTCTTGTTCGACACCGTCCAGCAGATGTGGGAGACCGTGCTCGCGGGAGAATTCGTCACGGAGCGGCAGCGCTCCGATCTCCGAATGGCCATGACTCACGCTGCCCAGAACGCCGCCAAGGCCACGCACATCGTGTGCGCCACGGCCGGCACCACGTCGATCTTTACCAGCAGCCCGCTGGAGCGCTGCGCGCGCGATGCCGAGACCGTCACCCGCCACAATCAACTGCAATTCGTGAACTACGAGGCGGTGGGGCGCACGATGCTCGGTCTCGAATCGAACAGCCCGCTCTTCTAG
- a CDS encoding SDR family oxidoreductase, whose product MDLGLQGKRAIVTGGSLGIGKAIARELAREGVDVAIVARTKAQLEATARELAAETGRRIIPLVADVTSKEQVDATVAQAAAQLGGLHILVNSGSPPGGSASATGPIETVVDEDLLHDFNVKYVGALRCARAAIPYMKEQGWGRIINISGTNARNAGNLSGGARNTSLVHFTKTLAVQLGRFGITVNCIHPGQTRTERTPRLLAARAAELRIAPEEVERRDFAPDAPRGNAIGRMVDAAEIAYVAAFLASDKAWAVSGELVVATGGAGRAVYY is encoded by the coding sequence ATGGACCTGGGGCTCCAAGGCAAACGGGCGATCGTGACCGGGGGTAGCCTGGGCATTGGCAAAGCCATCGCGCGGGAGCTGGCCCGTGAAGGGGTGGATGTCGCGATCGTGGCTCGCACGAAGGCGCAGCTCGAAGCGACGGCGCGGGAACTGGCCGCCGAAACCGGGCGGCGCATCATCCCTCTGGTGGCCGATGTCACCAGCAAGGAGCAGGTGGACGCGACGGTGGCCCAGGCGGCCGCGCAGCTCGGCGGGCTGCACATTCTAGTGAATAGCGGCTCGCCGCCGGGAGGCTCGGCTTCCGCAACCGGTCCCATCGAAACTGTCGTCGACGAGGACCTGCTGCACGACTTCAACGTGAAGTACGTGGGGGCCTTGCGCTGCGCCCGCGCGGCCATCCCCTACATGAAGGAGCAGGGGTGGGGTCGCATCATCAATATCAGCGGGACCAATGCGCGCAACGCTGGGAATCTCAGCGGCGGGGCGCGCAACACCTCCCTCGTGCACTTCACCAAGACCCTGGCCGTCCAGCTGGGCCGTTTCGGGATCACGGTCAACTGCATCCACCCGGGCCAGACTCGCACGGAGCGCACCCCGCGCTTGCTGGCCGCCCGGGCCGCCGAGCTGCGCATCGCCCCCGAGGAGGTCGAGCGACGCGACTTTGCCCCCGATGCTCCGCGTGGCAACGCCATCGGCCGCATGGTGGACGCGGCGGAGATTGCCTACGTCGCGGCATTCCTGGCTTCGGACAAGGCCTGGGCCGTCAGCGGCGAGCTCGTCGTGGCGACGGGGGGCGCCGGACGGGCGGTGTATTACTAG